The DNA window ttttaaacaaaaattcgcCGGATCAGCTGCAACAATTTTTCTCGCACCACTAGTGCAGAGGTGCTGAACTATGTCCCCAagtccagttttaaaacaaaccTTTGTAAGAATTTCCATGCAAGACTTGGGTGAACCTCCCAGTATTGTTGCTGCTGCTTTTTATCTTCACAAAGCCAACAAAGTCACCAAAGACTGTGTTCATTTTACAAGTTCATAAACAATCATGCCTTTTGTTTATAACTTTAACAAATAAATTTAGAAATATATATGTGCCCTAAAGGCCAGAGCCAACGGCTTTGCATCTGGGAAACCAGATTAAAGTCCCAGTGTTTGCTCTGGGCAGATCACCTGAATTCCACTGCTTAAAATAAAAttgatctgaccttgtgtaatgaaaTCCTCTGCGCAGGTAAAGCACATCAAAGCCTTTGGGCAGTGTCTGTActacataaaaataaactgcaatataTATAAAGTTCCAAAATACActattcagtctggttttgatacAAAAATGGATATGAGGCTTTATCCCATACTCTGCTGTAAGAGTTTTTCAAATTTGATCAAGACCAAGATTTTTCAGAAGTCTTATGATTTTAGTGAATAGATCCCACAGCCCAGCGCTTCACTTTTAAAGTGTTCCAACTCCAGTGCAGTTCACCATTTGCCACTTTTATGGCAGGTCAATAACTTGGCCACAGTCCTATAAAGACATATCGAAAGTCGTGGTCAAGGTATTGACCTTTACAAATAATTGCTGTTAGAGAAGAAAGCAAACCATTGGAAAGAGTATGTTATTTAGGTAATTCACATCATTTTGAATGCATGTGTACtattaattgaaaaaacaaaaaaatgcctccATCTCATGTTCATTAAAGCTAGGTGGATCGAGAAAGTGTGTCGTTCTAAGAACTGCGTTGTGGTGCTAAAACGTTTATAAAGCACTGGTGTAGACAATTCCTTCACTGTAAATTATTGGCATCCTCCTCTATAACTAACTACTATCAACTGTGTAGCCTCTGCAGTACACTTTTGAGCAACGCAGCCAACTACATGATTGTATTAACATGATAAAAAGGACCATCctatgtaatttattttatttgttttactttcaaCCACTTTATGgccctaatttctttttttttttgtttagcaaaTTAGACGAGGCCACCTCCAGTGTTATTTGAGGTCACAAGCAGCCACATAAGGCATATCGGTTTTGGTAGCCCACTTTACTAAGAGGAGATCTCTGCCTTTTTCAACAGACAGGTTTACTATTGGGACGGCTAAGCGAAGAGAATGATCGCATTCTCCAAAGCCATTTTTGTACTCCATCTAGTTTTGACATCTCTTATGCACCTAGCTGTCGTCAAATGCTATTTAGATATCATActtttttgtaaattaaattaaatttacacTGATCGTTATTTTCTTATCTCTGCTGTTAAGAGATATTTTAAGCTATCTCCAGTTCAGACTAGCAGTATTTACTGAGGATACCTCAGACTTCCTAGAAGTTTTCACTGACTCATTTTGTAACCCTTGGAGCGCAGTTGAATCACAGCGTGGAGGTGATCATTTTTTTCCCCACTGATCCCATCTTTTAGTCATCTGAAGTAGCGAGGCAAGAGTTATCAGTCTCAAATGTTCAGGTTTTCACATTTGTACAAATATAATACTATTTCACTAAACACCCTATGATCGAGGATACCTTACATTAATTGTCAACTGTTACTTTAATTCGTAAAAGATACATCACCAAGTTTAACAGAATGTTCTAACTGGTTAATTAAGAAAAAGAAAGATGACAGATTTAAACAGGCAAAACATTGACATATGGGTTATCCCCAATGACGAATGTATGGGACTTTTAACTTCTTCATGATGTTTGTGAATCTTACACCACAACAATACTGCAAATTTGTTATTCTTATGTCACGCCTACCTGAGGGGTAAATTGGAACAAATCGGAATGCTCAGAATGCACCAGGTGTGCAACACTGTTGGCAGAGAGCACTTGAGCAAGGAGGCCTTCTCTACAGGAATAGTGTTTAGCCATTAtttcattttcaacaaatgtggtcAACCGATTATTATCCTGTATGCTGTCGTGACTGCTAGAAAGCTGATAACCAGAGATAAAAAAATAAGCATTCACTTTTAAGATAAGGAAGAGGGATTTTAATGAAGGCAAATTATTAGGCCACCCAATAGTAACTGAAAAGGGGCGCCTTCAGTCAGGATATGTGCTGAaccacattccttttttttttttaacttgtttatttatgcataagaTAAACACATACAACTGTGTACTACATTATTACATAGTGCtttcaggaggggggggggggaatcagacCAATCGCACCTTTTATGTTCATAACATTTTGAAGAGTTCAGATCCAGGTCCACTTAACTGCTCTGACTGGGTGCGCATGGGGTGAGAAGTCATCCGTGTTGTTAGATTGGGGAACCCAACCAACATGACTTCCACAGCGGCCCGACAGAGCGGAGCCCACCCCTTCAGAGACAATGCAGTACACTATAACATATTAACCAACAACCAACAACAGTACACTGTAAGCATAGTAAACATCGACAGACCAGCGGACAGTGCTACAAATGATCGTCATTCATCTGGTGCAACAGGCATGgtcggggtggggggaggaggggggggagagaagcTACAGCAGCATCCCAGAGTGACACAGTAGCCAGGTCAAGGGAGCGAGGGCGGAGCCACCCACGGCAACCCCCCCTCAAGTAGCAAGACCGGAAGCATGCCCTCCTGGGCCCACCAAGACACACATTCGTGCCGCGGGAATCCCCGGGTCCAGCACCCCAAGGCTCAACCACAACCAGGGCTCAATGGGCAGATGCATCAGTCAAAGGACTCTCACCCTCGCTCTCCAGCACATCAGTTAGCTCATTAGTTATGGCACACCAGAGTTCCAAATCTCAGTCAGCATACTCATCTAATCGAACCCTCCGCAAACAGCATTCTTCTGCAGTAGCCGATTCAACTAAATCACTTAAGCAAGTAACATGCAGCAGGGGTGCAGGCTGGCCCAACGAATCGCAATGCGCCTTTTCGCCAATAAAAGCCTCAGCTGTGCAAATCTATATGCCATTTTTCTACCCTTTTTGGGGATCGAGATCAGGCCCAGCAGGCAGTGCTTCATTGCCACCTGCACTCTTACAGCCGTAACCTCCCTTAGCGTCTTCACCACTTGGTGCTAATAAGGTTGGACAGAACCACAGACCCATGCCATGTGATCAAATTTAGCCGACTGCTCTCCACAATGGTTACAACTATCAGTCCTTGAAGGAAATATCCTATTTAACCGTTGAGGTGTCAGGTTTGCTCTATGTAAGTAAATAAAGTGCGTTAACTTAAACCTAGCGTTGCTGGTCGCATCCCGCACCAAAGAAGGGtcctattccattccccatctgtgAGCACCACATTGGCCTCTAATCCCCTGAAGGTCAGTCAGTCTATCATCCTTGAGAGCTTTGTAAGTTCAGGATAGCAGGCCCCGATCACCTACTAAACCACATTCTTAATTGTATTTAAGGTTTCTCAACCCTAATAATACTATATTACTATCCTTTTATTATCACAGTACATGCTATCCTTAATGTGTATAGTATCATTTTTTGAATGAAACAAGTGTGTTTTTCAtgaataaaggattttttttttttttaatgcgagAGACAAAGCTTCTTCCATTATGCGGGTTCTGAATTGTTCAGCACATGCTTCATTTTCTCAAGGTTTGTGCACAATTTGAAATTTCTCCTCCTTGCCCTGGAGAGACAGTGTTGCACTGAACCTGGAAGCATGTTATGCTCTATGGTACCTAATATTCAGCGCCCAACATTGAAATAATGAGACCAATACATAAAGCtacaggcatcacatggtgcgtTAATTTCACCACTTGTGAGCAGTAATGAGGATCAATTTCTATCAATCACAAAAGACTAAAAACTGCCATGGTGGATTATTTTAAATGAAACATATCTGGGATTTCAGTATATAGTGATAAGTGGTGTTTTTATGTTCTAATATGTTGTCCTCTTGTGTGATTTTAAGGCTGTACTTTGTAAGCCATAAAAAGTGACTAAGGTTGATTTAATAACATAATACATGCAAGTTGAAGTTAACAAAAGCTGTCCATTGATCTATGCATGACAAAAATACATCAGGCATATGTGAGAGTCTAGACAAACCGCATCGGAATGTGTGAGGAAAGAgaagaggaaggctacaatggtTCTAATATCAAGTGGACAGGTGGTGAATGCTGAGAATATAAAAAGTAGGATTTGGAGTTACTGTGAACAGACATGGGTtgtgcagcgtggtgctgctacTATCGGGTGAATGAAAATCCTGAAAGAAAATCCAGTGCATGGATTTATTATTATCCTTTCTAAATTTCAATACAGGACTTCCTTCTTGGACTGTCAGACTTGCTAACAACAAATCGTGATCATGTCACACACTTCAGTAAAGGGAGCAAGGGCCTTTTCTATTTCTGCTTTAGAACTCCCTTCCTTGGAACACAGATAGGGACTTTGCTTTCAGGAAACAGCCGTAAAGATGAAAGGAAAACATTATTTTGAGTTCCATAGGGACTATGAACATCCCAATAAAAGTGTGGTAATATGTATGTCTTTACTAAAATCATATCATGTGGAGGAGTAAGAAATTAGCTTACCTAATCATAAAACAGCCATGTAGCACCTCCAAACAAATAATAAACGTATGTTTTCCTCTTACCCATTCACTTCTCACTCACACTGCTCATATCCAGTCATGAGAAAATCATACAGTATCCTCTTTTTCAATCACACTAATCATCACTCTTTCGGCCACAGGACAAGCAGTCACACATTATTCTGATCAAAACACAGAATATGCACCTACACATTCTTATCATCCAATCACAGGAGGGTCTCATATCGTTTTTATCCTATATCAGAATGGAAGCATTTTTAAGCTTTTTTATCCACTCACATGAAGTGGAGCTACTCATTTGCTAATGTAATCAGCGAAGAGGGCTCATTCACAGGTTGTCCTATTGAGTACTGGGTCCCATTCTATACTTGTCCAATTAATAAAAGTTTCAGCAATTCATGAATTTGTCCAATCAGAATACTACAAGACTACATTATAGAACTACACGAGGCTCACTCATACAACCTGTGATGGACTGCATTAAGAAAGTTGTGGAAGGAGGCTAAAATGAAACGCACACTTATAGTTCCTCTTTCCATATCACAGAACACAGTGGCAAGTCAATATTTAGTGtggatatattaaaaaaaaaacgaatgcaCACTCACCTGTCCATTTCACTGCTAGTAGGCCGGGCTACCTTGATTCCAGATGGCCCCAGTGCATAACTCTCCTGACTCCCAGACCCATGGCCTGTGGTATCAATCACCATAGCTGTCACCTCCTCAGCACTGCTCCCATCTTCCCCAGATGGCTGgttttccactccaagccactcctcCATGTTCTCACTCTTGATTCTCATCCCATCAACTACTTGAACATCGTCCTCACTCCGTCCACTGCGATCAGCTGCCCCCGTCTCAACATACCACTGTCCTACTCGGTTAATGCGCAGGATTGGCTCACGACTCTCTGCGTCTGAACTCTGTTCAATTATTTGGGGGCTGGTGGACTCCTCAGGGGGGCTCAGCTCCCGGATGTCCAGCACTGTGCTCACCTGACCATGCCGACTACCACGTGGGGTGCTGTGGCGTGGGCTCAAGCTCTGGCTCACTCGATGAGAATCAGGCAGTCGCTCTGCAGATTTTGGGTGACTAGGTTCCTGCTCCGAGTCCTCAGTGCTAATTTTgaagtggatgccctccagaatcTGCGTGCATTTATCAATAACATGTTGCATCTGCAGGAAACTGGCAGCAGTCAAATAACTGATGATGTCCGCCAGCTGCAGACAGATCCGCCCCGTGTAACAGAAGGAGAGGAGACGTTCAAACACAGTGGGGTTCTTGATGACAGAGAGAGAGACTGCGCTCATCTCGTTTAATGACATGTGGTCACGAAAGTAAGGTGAGCTGGCCGCTAGCACCACCTTGTGTGCACGGAAGGATTGACCCTGCACATTCACCACGATATCACACAGTCGTCCCTGCATGCGCAGTTGATTCAAGTGGCTCAGAACCGAATTGCTGAATTCGGGAATCTCCAGCTGAATGTTCCCATTTTTctccatggcgactccagtttcAGGCTCGGAACCCTAAGTGAATATGAGCAAAAGAGAGACATTTTAAGCAAACGTCATCCAAGACTTTTGAGCTACTCGTGGAATAACAGCTAAACAGTTCTTAGTGTAGGATGCAGTTCGAAGGGGCTATAAAAACAAAATGATAGCAGGGTTAGAGTTAATATAGTTAAATGGCTCAAGGTTATGTAAGGTGGTTGATGGCTTTTAATAACAACGCCTCGCTTCGCAGACTCTGACAGACTGCCTCTAAGGCTCACCTGAGACCTGGCAACTTGTAGTTTCCCATTCTCATTCTGCCATATTCTCACAGAGAATTGGCATTCATCTTTACTTTGAGATAATAATTCTACATGCCCAGAAAACCACACCTCTCAGTAAAGACTTGAATCAAGATAGTTGGAAAACTAGCTGCAACCTGAAGCACACACAGAACAAGGAACAAATGATATGACAACTCACTTTGTTTTGTTTACAGCAACTACGTTTTTCTAAACGCTGACTTATCACCTACTTGCCTTTTGCGCCCTGCTGCTCCCTCTCACATATCAGCTCCATGTATTCAACCGCTTGGGCCAGGTTTTCCTTCATCACACTGCCTAGAGAAGCCCATTTTGCAATGTTGTTTAAATCCTCATTCATGACTTTGTCATCTTTTGTCTGGAACGCAAAAGCATAAAACTTATCAACCTCATACCTTGTGTCTCTGAAAACcacttgtcacaattttaaccAAACTCTATTACCTGTCATTGTCGCCTCATCCTTACTTTTTGCCTGCAAGAAATCCAGCATATGACAAAAGGGTTCTATTTTGCAGGCACATCTCCTtcaataactattttttttttaagcgcTTCATGCCCTGAGGCGTCCAATTGCTCAATAGCAATTCTGGAAGAAGCGAAAATCTTCAATATTCATCTAATCTTTCAAACCGAAATATCTATCTGCTGGCCTGATTAAGTGGAAGCCACTTCCCATAGGCTTTCTTAGGATGCAGCACAAAGCAGACCTACATGCAGCAGCAGAGCTAATATCGTACATCTAAAAAAACAGGATTCATAATACCAGTATTAGctttcatgtttttatttattttaaatatgtctaGAGCACATGGTTACCTGCTGGGGTGCTCTGGCACTGAAGGCATCAAACTAGGTTGGAAAAAGCAGGGTTTCTGCAGTTTTTAAGAAGAAAGTGGGATTACAGATGTATAAAAAATGTAAGGCACTTGATATTTATATCCAATGGCATACACAAAGTGATAGCTGAGTGGTGGGTGGCCAAGGAAGTGTGGCAAGATAGCTAGAAATGGGTAATTGGTGAGTAAGTTTCAAGAGTAGGTGGACAGAAATTGCACCTGGTACATTAAAAACGTTACTTTCCGTTTCAGTCCACAGACCCATACAACGAATGCCCCTAGTACGAACCGCACATTGGGCCATGTGGGAAGCAAGTAGGAAAGCAGGGCTTCTGCAACTGCCTCTAATCCACAACCAGCAGATAATCTTTTACTTTTCTTGACAAGAGACAAAGCTGTTAAAGAAATACTGTTGGCCAAAAACCCAAAGTGCCTAGATGACTGTTTTAAGAAAGGTCAATTTATTACTCTTGAAAAATGTATTGTCAGAATGCAGTTCACTATTTCACACTTTTCTGTACTACCGACCAAATGCATCAGCCAAGTCTGCATTCTCATCCTACAGGAACTAATCTCTCACCTTTGTCCCGTTGCAAAGCATGATTACATCAAACTTGAAATACTCAGTGGCCACGCTGTAGTTTATGTTTACTGAGAACTGTGCCGGCAATACATCCAGACCCAGAGCATTTGAGCCAAGTCTTTACCTTTCCAACGGATGATGACACATGGCTCCACTGCTGCAGATAGACTCATTTCCATTAACAAGAGATACAAGCTTATACATTATAAATTCCTAAATCATTTCCATTACACTCCAAGGAAGCTGACTAGAATAGATCCTGATATTGCCCCCTGGTCCTGCCATTGCTCAGATCCAGTAACGAAATGTATTCATCTACTTAGTATTGCCCTAGTATTCAAGAGTCCTGGAAATCAATCTTTGGGGCTCTTAACAGAACTACCGGCCAAACAGAAATGCCAGACCAATAGTCTGGCTTCAGATCAGGGATTGGCACATAGTTAGTTATCACATAAGAACTGAGTAGCTGCCTTGTTGCTTCTGATTTATTAGCTGCATTTGACGCTGTCCACCACACGCTACTACATAGGCTTCACTATCTCCGAGTCCATGAAAATGCTCTAAAATGGATTTCTTAACAGATCCTCAGACAACACTGTAGCATCCTTCAGGGGTCCATCGTATTCCCATATTACTCAACATCTACCTAACCCTGTTACAGAATCAGATTCAATCATTCATCCTCACCTGTTACACCTATACAGATGATaccaaaatagttttaaaaatggATAGAGGGCAAGACCTCTACAATTCAACACTTGATGACTGCCTTCATACCATAAACAAATGGTTGATGAGTAACCATCTGAAGCTCAATACCACAAAGTCAGAGATTATGACCTgtgaagaatggcaaaaatatcagCCTATTACCATATGGCCTAAGGAACTTGATGCTCTGCCAGTAACATTAAGAGAAGTTAGAAACCTAGCGGTAACCAAAAGTTCTGACCAATCCTTGATGCTGCATGCTAACGTCATAAAAagtgccttctacacaatgaaaacactacattgcATCTTCCCATACCTTTTACACCAACATAAATTGCAAGTCATCTACCACTCATAATCACCAAGCTTGAATATACCAACAGCCTTTAACATGGTGCACCAGCATTCATTACTGGCAAAATACAACTCAACCAAAAGACTTCTTCTCCACTCCAAGAAAACACATGACTCCAGTCCTGCAATGGATTCACGAGCTACCCATAACTTGAAGGGTAATGTGCAAGGCACTATGTATTGTCCACAGAGCCTCCCAAGAGAAAGGACCGCTATGCCttaagttaaattcaagcaatacaaacaaaacagaaCATTGCACTCCAGGCTTACACCAATTCTCATTATACCACCTCAACAAGAAATCCGTAGGAGGCACTATTTTCCTCAGTACAAGTcaccaagctctggaactcactactgtaggaaagtaacctctttctggcattgttacccccactttttgcctgttgtcagtatgttttgatggtgttcactgggatcctgctaaccaggaccccagtgactgtgctctctccttttaaacttgGGTGCTTAGACCACAAGAACCCCACATTTGGAATAATGGTGCCTtattactaagtccctagtatatggttcccagggcattggggcaccagaggtcccccatgggctgcagtatgtattatgccacccatggggagcccatgtatagtgcatctgcaggcctgccattgcagtctgcgtgaaagtgtgcatgcacccttttcacaacAGGTCACGCCACCAGGTcatactgttaccagtattggaagtatgataccatgcactctgggggctccttagaggatccgccagcacagtgcttaacttgtaaataaaaacgtgccggtgcccaaagccctcttctcaaacgtgcggctgctgcatttaaaggtgcgagcacaaaatactgaggcggcgtaatcctgaagcaatctcggacctcttcaatccatttaaagccactccctaccccttcggCTCACttgtgcagctttctgctttctccctttgtgacgctgtttcgtttttccccttcctctgtctttcccatgtgtgtcttttgcttgcagcaaatgtttgaggcagaagactaagcgccggccctcaaaaataaatgccagttctcagcaccagaaacaacaagcacaaattaagcaatgccccagcattgcttctaccagctTTTTGGGGGATTCcgggcagtccaagctgctgccacgcctcagacgggtttctgccctcctgctgcttgaacagctcaagcccaggaaggcagaacaaaggatttcctttgtgagagggaggcaacaccctctccctttgtaaataggtgttaacaTGGCTTGGGAGGttatcctccccaagccactggtatgcttgaaGGAAACATTTGGAGCCCTCCTTtaataaaccagtctgcactggttcagggacctccagtccctgctctggtgcctaactggacaacggaaagaagagtgaccactcccctgtccatcaccaccccagggatggtgcccagagcgcctccaggggGCTCCTtgaatctgccatcttgaaaccaatgtgagcagaggcctctgggagcatctgagtggccaggtcaggcaggtgaagtcagagcccccccttgataggtggtcacctggctaggtgaccaatccctcttccagggctaattagggtctccctcttgggttggtcctcagattcgacttgcaagattccagcaggactcctgtgcAGTGTCTGCTTCGACATCttcccactggaactgcaactggacttcacaggaacctacaatttgCAGCTCCAGCTATGActttgccctgcaacattgtttctccggctccttgcagcaattgcaacatttccccagctgtgcacccTCTGATGGTGGCAAGTCTTGAGTCTGCACAAGAAGAACtttccattggagtgaaggagtcactttccctGCGTCCTCAGGCAAAACTACTATGACGACAGTCTTTGTGGATCTCCTCTGATcctaagctgcatggatcctgcaccacaggtggtggtctgagtggtccccttggtcctctctgccagctgtccaactttggtgaaggtaagcccttgccttcccacacagtaagcccttgccttccctgtgccctgcgtctcttgcagctaccaaggcttgttagcatctcctccaaggaatcttcaggctccatgtagctccGGCCCTATGCACTGTTCagtgcgacgcacagccctctgcgtgcttctcctgtggtgtgggacacttctccagttgtgctgcgtaggCCTCTCCGCTCCTTGCCTGTGGATcttctgtgggagctgccttttcttctgtggactctctgcactgctgagggtctgATGGGACTTCCCCTCCTCCGTGGGTTGAGTCTTCCTGGACTTTGCTGCTTTTCATCTacagcaactcttgcctttgccaaggcttgttgctggctTTTTcacgccacagacagactgcaatcttctttCTGACATGGTACATcgtctgcatcctccaggaactctttacCGActacagggctgcattgctgactgtcttcgttCCACCATCAactaactcctgcaaccacagacaggtgggtagtggctcttgccaCAAACAGACACTTCGACAagatctggacttggtccccttctctttcaGGTCATCCTCTTCGGGAATCCACAGCTGgtctcttgcagtcttttctgggtgttgcattatcctaattttcagtccttttggtagtttggggaaaatccaataACTTACTCCTTTCGTCCTTGTCAATAGGGGGCAGTCTGGTACTTACCTATAGGGTTTCCCAGTCCCTCCAGCTACCCTTTACTGATTcctcttccttgggtggggaccaaacgtttgcattccactttctaagtatatggtttggccccgcCCACCAGGCTTTCATTAttccctattgcttttcactgttttctattactttttatGCCCATTTTCGGATTGTTACTATTCatatatagtgtgtttacttacctcctattggagtattgcctatctagtattttagtacttatgtcactaaaataaagtacctttatttttgtaacaatgtgtggttctttcatgtttgtaagtgatgtgtgactatagtggtattgcatgagctttgcatgtctcctagataagctttggttggtcatccacagctacctctagagagcctggcttctagatactgcctacacttcactaataaggtgacAGCTGaatctggtataaggtgataataccacaggtacccaccacataccaggccagcttcctacaaatgccAGACAGCAGTGCATGTATCTAGGAGCACACACACTTCAAAAAATATGGTCATTTCCAAGATAGCCCTGTAAGACAATAAGAGACAAGGCGCTACGCCAACGCACACCCTTTGTGatcataaaaaaatagaaaacacacacGTAAAATCGCATTGGCCAACTCTAAGCAGCCAATGTGTCCCCTTCCAAATTCTACTTGAAAAGGGAAGCTACCAGAAAACCCTATTCAGGATTACAAAAACAATATCAAGATCCTGAAGTGCCAATTCTTTCGGCTGAGAAAGCCTCACTCACTAATCGTGGCACACTCCGTCATTGGCGACCTCATCCCAAACTTATAGGATGATATTACCAGGGCTGACTCAACCTCAAAAGAGGGAGTTCTTAATTAAAGCTAACTGGACAAAACAGATGTAATAAAAATATCTTAAGGTAAACCCAATATAATATATTTAATAATGGGTACCTTAGGTACAGCTAAAACCAAAGAATTGGGATGGTATATGGGATTTTATTACCTGGCCATCTAATTTTACGCCAACATCTTTCTGACCACAATATTGCCAATACTGGTCAAGGGCACTTGTCAGGGGACAAAGGGAATCCCTAACTCTACTCCTTACTCTATTGAGTATACTGTGCAGAGTTGTCTGTGAGTCCTACCTTGACAACCTGGGAAAACAGTGGTTCCCGACTCTATGGACCTAGAGCttcatggtctgggaggaggtaCTATCCTCTGTAGTCTCACATTTATCAAACTGTATACCCACGGTGGACC is part of the Pleurodeles waltl isolate 20211129_DDA chromosome 4_2, aPleWal1.hap1.20221129, whole genome shotgun sequence genome and encodes:
- the ZBTB37 gene encoding zinc finger and BTB domain-containing protein 37; the encoded protein is MEKNGNIQLEIPEFSNSVLSHLNQLRMQGRLCDIVVNVQGQSFRAHKVVLAASSPYFRDHMSLNEMSAVSLSVIKNPTVFERLLSFCYTGRICLQLADIISYLTAASFLQMQHVIDKCTQILEGIHFKISTEDSEQEPSHPKSAERLPDSHRVSQSLSPRHSTPRGSRHGQVSTVLDIRELSPPEESTSPQIIEQSSDAESREPILRINRVGQWYVETGAADRSGRSEDDVQVVDGMRIKSENMEEWLGVENQPSGEDGSSAEEVTAMVIDTTGHGSGSQESYALGPSGIKVARPTSSEMDRFSPSDSVVTKTERYRAKSESPIPTDEPKQHSSQGDESAVGGVSGYVEYLREQEVSERWFRYNPRLTCIYCAKSFNQKGSLDRHMRLHMGITPFVCRMCGKKYTRKDQLEYHIRKHTGNKPFHCHVCGKSFPFQAILNQHFRKNHPGCLPLEGPHSISPETTVTSRGQVEEESPPQEEVAVGASSAAETYPAETYGGETVQGSVSTTGPD